One Gemmatimonas sp. UBA7669 genomic window carries:
- the alr gene encoding alanine racemase: MSTPPIYPARPTDLDRAWLEVDDDALRHNARVLRARAGVPLLVMIKANAYGLGAVKCARALGLPFADERPTPVSVADRPWGAGIASLDEAEELRAAGCTARLVCSTPLRAEELARAAALDLRPTLHRETDIAAWAALSPVGGLRPWHLAIDTGMARAGVRWDEVAPLRRVLAAHPPEGVFTHFHSADESLASRDEQDDRFDEALAALADVLPAGCLTHRDNSGGIVSRTTGSPGQLARPGIALYAGMFADELGLVQVPHLRARIVDLRHVEAGESVSYGATWTAPSRRTIATLAAGYADGYRRHLSNAGVVLIHGTRCPVVGRVTMDMTMVDVTDQPCAVGDVATLLGADGDDLLTTEWVAARGGVSPYELLVGLALRVPVVRRPGVSQRDLAGP, encoded by the coding sequence ATGTCCACTCCGCCAATATACCCGGCCCGTCCCACGGACCTCGATCGCGCCTGGCTCGAAGTGGACGACGACGCGCTGCGCCACAATGCGCGTGTCCTGCGGGCGCGGGCGGGCGTGCCGCTGCTGGTCATGATCAAGGCCAACGCCTACGGCCTCGGGGCCGTGAAATGCGCGCGCGCGCTCGGACTGCCCTTTGCCGACGAGAGGCCCACTCCGGTGAGTGTGGCGGACCGCCCCTGGGGCGCCGGCATAGCCTCGCTCGACGAGGCCGAGGAGCTGCGCGCCGCCGGCTGCACGGCGCGGCTCGTGTGCAGCACGCCACTGCGCGCCGAGGAACTCGCGCGCGCCGCCGCACTGGATCTGCGCCCCACCCTGCATCGCGAGACCGATATCGCCGCCTGGGCCGCGCTCAGCCCCGTCGGCGGGCTCCGCCCCTGGCACCTGGCCATCGACACCGGCATGGCCCGCGCCGGCGTGCGCTGGGACGAGGTCGCCCCGCTGCGCCGCGTGCTCGCGGCCCATCCGCCCGAGGGCGTCTTTACCCATTTCCATTCGGCCGACGAGTCGCTGGCCTCCCGCGACGAGCAGGACGACCGCTTTGACGAGGCCCTGGCCGCCCTCGCAGACGTGCTGCCCGCCGGCTGTCTCACGCACCGCGACAACAGCGGCGGCATCGTGAGCCGGACCACGGGCTCCCCCGGCCAGCTCGCGCGGCCGGGTATCGCGCTCTACGCCGGCATGTTTGCCGACGAGCTGGGGCTTGTGCAGGTCCCGCATCTCCGCGCCCGGATTGTCGATCTCCGTCACGTGGAGGCCGGGGAGTCGGTATCTTACGGGGCTACCTGGACGGCGCCCTCGCGGCGGACCATTGCCACGCTGGCCGCCGGGTACGCCGACGGATATCGCCGGCATCTTTCCAACGCCGGCGTGGTACTTATCCACGGAACGCGCTGCCCGGTGGTGGGGCGCGTCACCATGGACATGACCATGGTGGACGTCACCGACCAGCCCTGCGCGGTCGGCGACGTGGCCACGCTGCTGGGCGCCGACGGCGACGACCTGCTCACCACCGAGTGGGTGGCCGCCCGTGGTGGCGTGTCACCGTACGAACTGCTGGTGGGGCTCGCCCTGCGTGTCCCGGTCGTCCGTCGCCCTGGTGTGAGCCAGCGCGATCTGGCTGGTCCCTGA
- the mazG gene encoding nucleoside triphosphate pyrophosphohydrolase, with amino-acid sequence MPSSPETPGATPPAASTTTGAPAPRSLDDALALMKDLRARCDWDRVQTHQSLRPYLIEEAHEVDDAIAGGDDATLRDELGDLFLQVLFHSVVAEERGAFSMQDVAGALVAKMHARHPHLYGDGIKRPWESMKAAKATRSTLEEGLPAGLPSLHRAHRLQDRAAGVGFDWDNALGPLAKVREEVEEVARLIDPDTGAVRDGDALEAELGDLLFAVVNVCRKTGVHGALALDRTNAKFVRRYAAMERLASADGKTLTALSLEEQDEYWDAVKREERGAQD; translated from the coding sequence ATGCCCAGCTCACCGGAAACGCCCGGCGCCACGCCTCCCGCGGCCTCAACCACCACCGGGGCCCCTGCCCCGCGCTCGCTCGACGACGCGCTGGCCCTCATGAAGGACCTGCGCGCGCGCTGCGACTGGGACCGCGTGCAGACGCATCAGTCGCTCCGCCCTTACCTCATCGAGGAAGCGCACGAGGTGGACGACGCCATCGCGGGGGGCGACGATGCCACGCTGCGCGACGAGTTGGGCGACCTGTTCCTGCAGGTCCTGTTTCACTCGGTGGTGGCGGAGGAACGCGGCGCCTTCAGCATGCAGGATGTGGCGGGCGCGCTGGTGGCCAAGATGCACGCGAGGCATCCGCACCTGTACGGGGACGGCATCAAGCGGCCGTGGGAGAGCATGAAGGCGGCCAAGGCCACGCGCTCAACGCTCGAGGAGGGCCTGCCGGCTGGCCTGCCCTCGCTGCACCGCGCACATCGGCTGCAGGATCGTGCGGCCGGCGTGGGCTTCGACTGGGACAATGCACTCGGTCCGCTGGCCAAGGTGCGCGAAGAAGTCGAGGAGGTTGCGCGGCTCATTGATCCCGACACCGGCGCCGTGCGCGATGGCGATGCGCTGGAAGCCGAGCTGGGCGACCTGCTGTTTGCGGTAGTGAACGTGTGCCGGAAGACCGGCGTGCACGGCGCGTTGGCGCTGGACCGGACGAACGCGAAGTTCGTGCGGCGTTATGCGGCCATGGAGCGACTGGCGAGTGCCGACGGGAAGACGCTGACGGCGTTGTCGCTCGAGGAGCAGGATGAGTACTGGGATGCGGTGAAGCGGGAGGAGCGCGGCGCCCAGGATTGA
- the asnS gene encoding asparagine--tRNA ligase, with amino-acid sequence MNQTTVRIADLKHHEGATVTVRAWVTHLRSKGKLGFAVLRDGTGIMQAVVVKAEVSEADWEAFGQLTQESSVAVTGSVRADARAPGGFEMGVSSLSIVGTSPLDYPIQPKEHGIDFLLDNRTFWLRSPRQVAIMRVRHELEQAVHDFFYARDFVRCDTPILTAAIGERAGLFSTEYFEEGTAYLAQTGQLYGEALAAALGRIYTFGPTFRAEKSKTRRHLTEFWMIEPEMAWYDQDDNMDLQEAFVRYLVERVLERRQEELKVLERDTSKLDCVSQPFVRLDYGDAVKLAQSKGSDIVWGDDLGAPDEAMIVDEYQRPVFVVNYPKEAKAFYMKENPADPRTVRCADLLAPEGRGEIIGGSQREDDYDKILARLVHEGLPVEAYGWYLDLRKYGTFTHSGFGLGLERTIAWICGIEHIRECIPFPRMMGRLAP; translated from the coding sequence GTGAATCAGACCACCGTCCGTATTGCCGATCTCAAGCACCATGAAGGCGCCACCGTGACCGTGCGCGCTTGGGTCACCCACCTGCGCAGCAAGGGCAAGCTGGGATTTGCCGTGCTGCGCGACGGCACCGGCATCATGCAGGCCGTGGTGGTGAAGGCCGAGGTCAGTGAGGCGGATTGGGAGGCCTTCGGGCAGCTCACGCAGGAAAGCAGTGTGGCCGTCACGGGCAGCGTGCGCGCCGACGCGCGGGCGCCGGGTGGCTTTGAAATGGGTGTCAGTTCGCTGTCGATTGTCGGCACGAGCCCGCTGGACTATCCCATCCAGCCCAAGGAGCACGGCATCGACTTTCTGCTCGACAATCGCACGTTCTGGCTGCGCAGTCCGCGACAGGTGGCCATCATGCGCGTGCGCCACGAACTCGAGCAGGCCGTGCATGACTTTTTCTATGCGCGCGACTTCGTGCGCTGCGACACGCCCATCCTCACCGCCGCCATCGGTGAGCGCGCGGGGCTCTTCAGCACCGAGTACTTCGAGGAAGGCACGGCCTACCTCGCGCAAACCGGTCAGCTCTATGGTGAGGCACTCGCGGCGGCGCTGGGTCGCATCTACACCTTCGGCCCCACCTTCCGCGCCGAGAAGAGCAAGACGCGCCGGCATCTCACCGAGTTCTGGATGATCGAACCGGAGATGGCCTGGTACGACCAGGACGACAACATGGATCTGCAGGAAGCGTTCGTGCGCTATCTGGTGGAGCGCGTCCTCGAGCGTCGACAGGAAGAGCTCAAGGTGCTCGAGCGCGATACGAGCAAGCTCGATTGTGTCTCGCAGCCTTTCGTGCGTCTCGACTACGGCGACGCGGTCAAACTCGCGCAGTCCAAGGGCAGCGACATCGTGTGGGGTGATGACCTGGGCGCGCCCGACGAAGCCATGATCGTGGACGAGTACCAGCGGCCCGTCTTCGTGGTCAACTATCCGAAGGAAGCCAAGGCCTTCTACATGAAGGAGAACCCGGCCGATCCGCGCACCGTACGCTGCGCCGACCTGCTGGCGCCCGAGGGCCGCGGCGAAATCATCGGCGGTTCGCAGCGTGAGGACGATTACGACAAGATCCTCGCGCGCCTCGTGCACGAGGGGCTGCCGGTGGAGGCCTACGGCTGGTACCTCGACCTGCGCAAGTACGGCACCTTCACGCACTCGGGCTTCGGACTTGGTCTCGAGCGCACCATTGCGTGGATCTGCGGCATCGAGCACATCCGCGAGTGCATTCCGTTCCCGCGGATGATGGGAAGACTGGCGCCGTAA
- a CDS encoding hybrid sensor histidine kinase/response regulator, producing the protein MAPQRPSFLVRRLRAVGLTLLLGAAVATAFDRWYAGQLIARERTRVEAFVAPYTTLLEGIFQRRIVRLDALRQFVSLQPSTDELTRKFPTFADGLRVAAPGVRAVQLVRNARIVATNPGADSATLVGYDLMTHPDPEVRDGVERARRSDAMAMAGPFPLLQGGVGIVLRLRVTAKAEGFPDQVALVLNVGELLYEADLARLPSTVQVALLDRRGLPVAPFDRLPQDPVSFSVSVGDGDWTLLAAPSFGWHQSVLGDLRPTRLASALIVLLLATLSYGVAGRQERLRRAVDERTQALAQANDDLRREAAERRELEEQLLHSQKMEAVGTLAGGVAHDFNNLLTAIVGFAQLAEQQAAQLQAESSVPDMARQLGDMRTDLAEILKASDRASLLTSQLLSFSRRQKSTPTRLDVNGVVKDIDRMLRRLIGETVQLQTETGAGPLPVLADGGQLSQVIVNLVVNARDALPNGGRIHLRTRALDLAAVGAAPYAGLPSGEWVLVEVQDNGTGMTPEVQARMFEPFFTTKRLGDGTGLGLSTVYGIVTQAGGHVFVDSAPGQGTTVSLAWPRLEPAAVDPEAAPPVPAVANGELVLVVEDEAGLRRLVGEILRRHGYRVEVAFDGQDALEKLEQGMELPELVLTDVVMPRMGGAELADAMAARRYDIPVLFMSGYQEGDPLPDDMQHGYIAKPFTPDALVSRVRSMLQARV; encoded by the coding sequence GTGGCCCCACAACGTCCATCGTTTCTTGTCCGCCGCCTGCGCGCGGTGGGTTTGACGTTGCTGCTGGGCGCGGCCGTTGCCACGGCGTTCGATCGCTGGTATGCCGGTCAGCTTATCGCGCGCGAGCGCACGCGCGTGGAAGCCTTCGTGGCGCCGTATACGACGCTGCTCGAAGGCATCTTTCAGCGGCGCATTGTGCGTCTCGATGCGCTGCGCCAGTTCGTGAGCCTGCAGCCCTCCACCGACGAGCTCACTCGCAAGTTCCCCACCTTTGCCGACGGTCTGCGAGTGGCCGCGCCCGGCGTGCGTGCGGTGCAGTTGGTGCGGAACGCACGCATTGTGGCCACCAATCCCGGAGCGGACTCGGCGACACTGGTGGGCTATGACCTCATGACACACCCCGATCCTGAAGTGCGGGACGGGGTGGAGCGCGCACGACGCTCCGATGCCATGGCCATGGCCGGTCCGTTCCCGCTGCTTCAGGGCGGAGTCGGAATCGTGTTGCGTCTGCGGGTGACCGCGAAGGCCGAAGGCTTCCCCGATCAGGTGGCACTCGTGCTGAACGTGGGGGAGCTGCTCTACGAAGCGGACTTGGCCCGCCTTCCGTCCACGGTACAGGTGGCGCTGCTTGACCGACGAGGCTTGCCGGTGGCGCCGTTCGACCGCCTGCCTCAGGATCCGGTGAGTTTCTCGGTGTCGGTGGGAGACGGAGACTGGACCCTGTTGGCGGCACCGTCGTTTGGCTGGCATCAATCCGTGCTCGGCGACCTGCGGCCGACGCGTCTGGCCTCGGCGCTCATTGTGCTGCTGCTGGCCACCCTGTCCTACGGCGTCGCCGGACGACAGGAGCGTTTGCGCCGCGCGGTTGATGAGCGCACACAAGCACTGGCCCAGGCCAACGACGATCTGCGGCGCGAGGCCGCCGAGCGTCGTGAGCTCGAAGAGCAGTTGCTGCATTCGCAAAAGATGGAGGCCGTGGGCACGCTGGCCGGTGGCGTGGCGCACGACTTCAACAACCTGCTCACGGCCATAGTTGGCTTCGCGCAGTTGGCCGAGCAGCAGGCCGCGCAACTGCAGGCGGAATCGTCCGTTCCGGACATGGCGCGGCAGTTGGGCGATATGCGCACGGATCTCGCGGAAATCCTCAAGGCCAGTGACCGTGCCTCACTGCTCACCTCACAGTTGCTGTCATTCTCGCGTCGCCAGAAGAGCACACCCACGCGCCTCGATGTGAACGGTGTCGTGAAGGACATCGATCGCATGCTGCGTCGTCTCATTGGCGAAACGGTGCAGCTGCAGACGGAGACCGGTGCCGGTCCGCTGCCCGTGCTGGCCGACGGCGGACAATTGTCGCAGGTCATCGTCAATCTGGTGGTCAACGCCCGCGACGCCCTGCCAAACGGCGGCCGTATTCACCTGCGCACACGCGCCCTCGATCTCGCAGCGGTGGGTGCCGCGCCGTACGCCGGCCTGCCGTCTGGCGAATGGGTGTTGGTGGAGGTGCAGGACAACGGCACCGGCATGACACCCGAGGTACAGGCGCGCATGTTCGAGCCCTTCTTCACCACCAAACGTTTGGGTGATGGCACGGGCCTCGGGCTCAGCACCGTGTATGGCATTGTCACCCAGGCGGGTGGCCATGTGTTCGTGGACAGTGCGCCAGGGCAGGGCACCACCGTCAGTCTGGCCTGGCCACGCCTCGAACCGGCCGCCGTCGATCCCGAGGCGGCGCCTCCCGTACCTGCCGTGGCCAACGGGGAGCTCGTGCTGGTGGTGGAAGACGAGGCCGGTCTCCGTCGGCTGGTTGGCGAGATTCTCCGGCGGCATGGCTACCGGGTGGAAGTGGCCTTTGACGGGCAGGACGCACTCGAAAAGCTCGAGCAGGGTATGGAATTGCCCGAACTCGTGCTCACCGATGTAGTCATGCCGCGCATGGGCGGCGCCGAACTGGCGGACGCCATGGCGGCGCGGCGCTATGACATCCCGGTGCTGTTCATGTCGGGCTATCAGGAGGGCGACCCGCTGCCTGACGACATGCAGCACGGCTACATCGCCAAGCCCTTCACGCCCGACGCGCTGGTGAGTCGCGTGCGCAGCATGCTGCAGGCGCGCGTCTAG